The Pan paniscus chromosome 1, NHGRI_mPanPan1-v2.0_pri, whole genome shotgun sequence genome has a segment encoding these proteins:
- the CRNN gene encoding cornulin isoform X2, whose amino-acid sequence MPQLLQNINGIIEAFRRYARTEGNCTALTRGELKRLLEQEFANVIVKPHDPATVDEVLRLLDEDHTGTVEFKEFLVLVFKVAQACFKTLSESPEGACGSQESGSLHSGASQELGEGQRSGTEVGRAGKGQHYEGSSHRQSQQGSRGQNRPGVQTQGQATGSAWVSSYDRQAESKSQERISPQIQLSGQTEQTQKAGEGKRNQTTEMRPERQPQTREQDRAHQTGETVTGSGTQTQAGATQTVEQDSSHQTGRTSTQTQEATNDQNRGTETHSQGRSQTSQAVTGGHAQIQAGTHTQTPTQTMEQDSSHQTGSTSTQTQESTNGQNRGTEIHGQGRSQTSQAVTGGHTQIQAGSHTETVEQDRSQTVSHGGAREQGQTQMQPGSGQRWMQVSNPEAGETVPGGQAQTGASTESGRQEWSSTHPRRCVTEGQGDRQPTVVGEEWVDDHSRETVILRLDQGNLHTSVSSAQGQDAAQSEEKRGITARELYSYLRSNKP is encoded by the exons ATGCCTCAGTTACTGCAAAACATTAATGGGATCATCGAGGCCTTCAGGCGCTACGCAAGGACGGAGGGCAACTGCACAGCGCTCACCCGAGGGGAGCTGAAAAGACTCTTGGAGCAAGAGTTTGCCAATGTGATTGTG AAACCCCACGATCCAGCAACTGTGGATGAGGTCCTGCGTCTGCTGGATGAAGACCACACAGGGACTGTGGAATTCAAGGAATTCCTGGTCTTGGTGTTTAAAGTTGCCCAGGCCTGTTTCAAGACACTGAGCGAGAGTCCTGAGGGAGCCTGCGGCTCTCAAGAGTCTGGAAGCCTCCACTCTGGGGCCTCGCAGGAGCTGGGCGAAGGACAGAGAAGTGGCACTGAAGTGGGAAGGGCGGGGAAAGGGCAGCATTATGAGGGGAGCAGCCACAGACAGAGCCAGCAGGGTTCCAGAGGGCAGAACAGGCCTGGGGTTCAGACCCAGGGTCAGGCCACTGGCTCTGCGTGGGTCAGCAGCTATGACAGGCAAGCTGAGTCCAAGAGCCAGGAAAGAATAAGCCCGCAGATACAACTCTCTGGGCAGACAGAGCAGACCCAGAAAGCTGGAGAAGGCAAGAGGAATCAGACAACAGAGATGAGGCCAGAGAGACAGCCACAGACCAGGGAACAGGACAGAGCCCACCAGACAGGTGAGACTGTGACTGGATCTGGAACTCAGACCCAGGCAGGTGCCACCCAGACTGTGGAGCAGGACAGCAGCCACCAGACAGGAAGAACCAGCACGCAGACACAGGAGGCCACCAATGACCAGAACAGAGGGACTGAGACCCACAGTCAAG GCAGGAGCCAGACCAGCCAGGCTGTGACAGGAGGACATGCTCAGATACAGGCAGGGACACACACCCAGACACCCACCCAGACCATGGAGCAGGACAGCAGCCACCAGACAGGAAGCACCAGCACCCAGACACAGGAGTCCACCAATGGCCAGAACAGAGGGACTGAGATCCACGGTCAAGGCAGGAGCCAGACCAGCCAGGCTGTGACAGGAGGACACACTCAGATACAGGCAGGGTCACACACCGAGACTGTGGAGCAGGACAGAAGCCAAACTGTAAGCCACGGAGGGGCTAGAGAACAGGGACAGACCCAGATGCAGCCAGGCAGTGGTCAAAGATGGATGCAAGTGAGCaaccctgaggcaggagagacagTACCGGGAGGACAGGCCCAGACTGGGGCAAGCACTGAGTCAGGAAGGCAGGAGTGGAGCAGCACTCACCCAAGGCGCTGTGTGACAGAAGGGCAGGGAGACAGACAGCCCACAGTGGTTGGTGAGGAATGGGTTGATGACCACTCAAGGGAGACAGTGATCCTCAGGCTGGACCAGGGCAACTTGCATACCAGTGTTTCCTCAGCACAGGGCCAGGATGCAGCCCAGTCAGAAGAGAAGCGAGGCATCACAGCTAGAGAGCTGTATTCCTACTTGAGAAGCAACAAGCCATGA
- the CRNN gene encoding cornulin isoform X1, translated as MPQLLQNINGIIEAFRRYARTEGNCTALTRGELKRLLEQEFANVIVKPHDPATVDEVLRLLDEDHTGTVEFKEFLVLVFKVAQACFKTLSESPEGACGSQESGSLHSGASQELGEGQRSGTEVGRAGKGQHYEGSSHRQSQQGSRGQNRPGVQTQGQATGSAWVSSYDRQAESKSQERISPQIQLSGQTEQTQKAGEGKRNQTTEMRPERQPQTREQDRAHQTGETVTGSGTQTQAGATQTVEQDSSHQTGRTSTQTQEATNDQNRGTETHSQGRSQTSQAVTGGHAQIQAGTHTQTPTQTMEQDSSHQTGSTSTQTQESINSQNRGTEIHGQGRSQTSQAVTGGHAQIQAGTHTQTPTQTMEQDSSHQTGSTSTQTQESTNGQNRGTEIHGQGRSQTSQAVTGGHTQIQAGSHTETVEQDRSQTVSHGGAREQGQTQMQPGSGQRWMQVSNPEAGETVPGGQAQTGASTESGRQEWSSTHPRRCVTEGQGDRQPTVVGEEWVDDHSRETVILRLDQGNLHTSVSSAQGQDAAQSEEKRGITARELYSYLRSNKP; from the exons ATGCCTCAGTTACTGCAAAACATTAATGGGATCATCGAGGCCTTCAGGCGCTACGCAAGGACGGAGGGCAACTGCACAGCGCTCACCCGAGGGGAGCTGAAAAGACTCTTGGAGCAAGAGTTTGCCAATGTGATTGTG AAACCCCACGATCCAGCAACTGTGGATGAGGTCCTGCGTCTGCTGGATGAAGACCACACAGGGACTGTGGAATTCAAGGAATTCCTGGTCTTGGTGTTTAAAGTTGCCCAGGCCTGTTTCAAGACACTGAGCGAGAGTCCTGAGGGAGCCTGCGGCTCTCAAGAGTCTGGAAGCCTCCACTCTGGGGCCTCGCAGGAGCTGGGCGAAGGACAGAGAAGTGGCACTGAAGTGGGAAGGGCGGGGAAAGGGCAGCATTATGAGGGGAGCAGCCACAGACAGAGCCAGCAGGGTTCCAGAGGGCAGAACAGGCCTGGGGTTCAGACCCAGGGTCAGGCCACTGGCTCTGCGTGGGTCAGCAGCTATGACAGGCAAGCTGAGTCCAAGAGCCAGGAAAGAATAAGCCCGCAGATACAACTCTCTGGGCAGACAGAGCAGACCCAGAAAGCTGGAGAAGGCAAGAGGAATCAGACAACAGAGATGAGGCCAGAGAGACAGCCACAGACCAGGGAACAGGACAGAGCCCACCAGACAGGTGAGACTGTGACTGGATCTGGAACTCAGACCCAGGCAGGTGCCACCCAGACTGTGGAGCAGGACAGCAGCCACCAGACAGGAAGAACCAGCACGCAGACACAGGAGGCCACCAATGACCAGAACAGAGGGACTGAGACCCACAGTCAAGGCAGGAGCCAGACCAGCCAGGCTGTGACAGGAGGACATGCTCAGATACAGGCAGGAACACACACCCAGACACCCACCCAGACCATGGAGCAGGACAGCAGCCACCAGACAGGAAGCACCAGCACCCAGACACAGGAGTCCATCAATAGCCAGAACAGAGGGACTGAGATCCACGGTCAAGGCAGGAGCCAGACCAGCCAGGCTGTGACAGGAGGACATGCTCAGATACAGGCAGGGACACACACCCAGACACCCACCCAGACCATGGAGCAGGACAGCAGCCACCAGACAGGAAGCACCAGCACCCAGACACAGGAGTCCACCAATGGCCAGAACAGAGGGACTGAGATCCACGGTCAAGGCAGGAGCCAGACCAGCCAGGCTGTGACAGGAGGACACACTCAGATACAGGCAGGGTCACACACCGAGACTGTGGAGCAGGACAGAAGCCAAACTGTAAGCCACGGAGGGGCTAGAGAACAGGGACAGACCCAGATGCAGCCAGGCAGTGGTCAAAGATGGATGCAAGTGAGCaaccctgaggcaggagagacagTACCGGGAGGACAGGCCCAGACTGGGGCAAGCACTGAGTCAGGAAGGCAGGAGTGGAGCAGCACTCACCCAAGGCGCTGTGTGACAGAAGGGCAGGGAGACAGACAGCCCACAGTGGTTGGTGAGGAATGGGTTGATGACCACTCAAGGGAGACAGTGATCCTCAGGCTGGACCAGGGCAACTTGCATACCAGTGTTTCCTCAGCACAGGGCCAGGATGCAGCCCAGTCAGAAGAGAAGCGAGGCATCACAGCTAGAGAGCTGTATTCCTACTTGAGAAGCAACAAGCCATGA